One region of Limnospira fusiformis SAG 85.79 genomic DNA includes:
- the mnmE gene encoding tRNA uridine-5-carboxymethylaminomethyl(34) synthesis GTPase MnmE, translating to MSPISTKTETIAAIATAIVPQQGSIGIVRMSGSEAVAIAKTLFKAPGNQPWSSHRILYGYIHHPHTQQLVDEALLLLMLAPRSYTREDVVEFHCHGGIIPVQQVLQLCLQAGARLATPGEFTLRAFLNGRLDLTQAESVAELVGAKSPQAASAALAGLRGKLAAPIHHLRSLCLDILAEIEARVDFEEDLPPLNESEIIHQLQEVLQQLTDILDTADRGELLRTGLKVAIVGRPNVGKSSLLNAWSRSDRAIVTDLPGTTRDVVESQLVVGGIPIQVLDTAGIRKSDDKVEQIGVERSQIAAQSADLVLFTLDCENGWTEAENEIYQQVKNRPIIIVMNKSDRLSSAQLENLRQSIINQLDIKPSLIIATAATLNQGITDLEESILNAVHTENLQSANLEFAINQRQAAALTRAKIALEQVENTISDRLPFDFWTIDLRGAIHALGEVTGEEVTESVLDRIFSRFCIGK from the coding sequence ATGTCTCCAATTTCCACCAAAACTGAAACTATTGCAGCGATCGCCACCGCCATTGTACCACAACAGGGCAGTATTGGCATTGTCAGAATGTCTGGCTCGGAAGCTGTCGCGATCGCTAAAACCCTATTTAAAGCCCCAGGAAATCAGCCCTGGTCAAGTCACCGCATTCTCTATGGTTATATCCATCATCCCCACACACAGCAACTCGTCGATGAGGCTTTATTGCTATTAATGCTCGCTCCCCGCTCCTACACCCGCGAAGATGTGGTAGAATTTCACTGTCACGGTGGTATTATCCCCGTTCAACAGGTCCTACAGCTTTGTTTACAAGCGGGAGCCAGACTAGCCACCCCTGGAGAGTTTACCCTGCGGGCGTTTCTCAATGGGCGACTAGACTTGACTCAAGCTGAGAGTGTCGCTGAACTGGTTGGGGCTAAGTCTCCCCAGGCTGCTAGTGCGGCTTTGGCTGGACTGCGGGGAAAATTGGCGGCTCCCATACATCATCTGCGATCGCTCTGTTTAGATATTTTAGCAGAAATTGAAGCCAGGGTCGATTTTGAAGAAGATTTACCCCCCTTAAATGAATCGGAAATTATCCACCAATTGCAAGAAGTCTTACAGCAATTAACGGATATATTAGACACAGCAGATAGGGGAGAACTCTTACGCACAGGTTTAAAAGTGGCAATTGTCGGTCGTCCTAATGTGGGGAAATCTAGCTTATTAAATGCTTGGAGTCGTAGCGATCGCGCCATTGTCACAGACCTACCGGGAACCACTAGAGATGTGGTAGAGTCTCAGCTAGTGGTCGGTGGTATTCCCATTCAAGTTCTCGATACGGCTGGGATTCGTAAATCTGATGATAAAGTGGAACAAATTGGGGTAGAAAGGTCACAGATAGCGGCTCAATCAGCGGATTTGGTATTATTTACCCTCGACTGTGAAAACGGCTGGACAGAAGCGGAAAATGAGATTTATCAGCAGGTCAAAAATCGACCGATAATTATAGTGATGAATAAAAGCGATCGCCTATCCTCAGCACAGCTAGAAAATTTACGTCAATCTATTATTAACCAACTGGACATTAAACCCTCGTTAATTATTGCGACCGCCGCCACTCTTAATCAAGGGATTACCGATTTAGAAGAGAGTATCCTTAACGCTGTTCACACCGAAAACCTACAATCAGCTAATCTGGAATTTGCCATTAACCAGCGTCAAGCAGCAGCCCTTACCCGCGCGAAAATAGCCCTAGAACAAGTGGAAAACACCATAAGCGATCGTCTACCCTTTGACTTTTGGACTATCGACCTACGCGGCGCAATTCACGCCCTAGGAGAAGTCACCGGAGAGGAAGTTACCGAATCAGTATTAGACCGGATTTTCAGTCGATTTTGTATTGGGAAATAA
- a CDS encoding TIGR00266 family protein: MADVIDYKIYGNDLQLVEIELDPGEGVQAEVGTMTYMEDGIQMQTGMGKGGLFSGFKRMLTGEGFFITTFLNNGKQRSRVGFAATSPGQIIPVDLAQIGGEFLCQKDAFLCAANGTEINVAFTKKLGAGFFGGEGFILQRLKGDGLAFIQAGGAMIQKNLQPGETLRVDTGCLVAFSPSVRYDIQFVGGFRNALFGGEGLFLAKMTGPGIVIVQSLPFSRLADRINSMITLPPVSNDG, encoded by the coding sequence ATGGCTGATGTAATTGATTACAAAATCTATGGTAATGATTTGCAATTGGTGGAAATTGAACTAGACCCCGGTGAGGGAGTTCAAGCAGAAGTGGGAACCATGACCTATATGGAAGATGGTATTCAAATGCAAACGGGTATGGGAAAAGGGGGCTTATTCTCTGGTTTTAAAAGGATGCTTACTGGAGAAGGTTTCTTTATTACTACGTTTTTAAATAATGGGAAACAACGTTCTAGGGTCGGTTTTGCTGCGACTTCACCAGGGCAAATTATTCCGGTTGATTTAGCTCAAATTGGTGGCGAATTTTTGTGCCAAAAAGATGCGTTTTTGTGTGCGGCTAATGGTACGGAAATTAATGTGGCATTTACTAAGAAATTAGGGGCTGGTTTCTTTGGGGGAGAGGGATTTATTCTGCAACGACTAAAAGGGGATGGTCTGGCTTTTATTCAAGCGGGAGGGGCGATGATTCAAAAAAATTTACAACCTGGGGAAACTTTGCGAGTTGATACGGGGTGTTTGGTGGCTTTTTCTCCCTCGGTGCGCTATGATATTCAATTTGTGGGTGGCTTTCGTAATGCGTTATTTGGTGGGGAAGGCTTATTTTTGGCGAAAATGACGGGACCGGGTATTGTGATTGTTCAAAGTTTACCATTCTCTCGACTTGCCGATCGCATTAATTCTATGATTACTCTCCCTCCTGTCAGTAATGATGGATGA